The following are encoded in a window of Numida meleagris isolate 19003 breed g44 Domestic line chromosome 9, NumMel1.0, whole genome shotgun sequence genomic DNA:
- the HDDC3 gene encoding guanosine-3',5'-bis(diphosphate) 3'-pyrophosphohydrolase MESH1 yields the protein MGSEAALLLEAADFAAEKHREQRRKDPEGTPYINHPIGVARILSHEAGVTDIVVLQAALLHDTVEDTDTTLPEIEARFGPEVRRVVEELTDDKALPKAERKRLQVERAAGSSPRAKLVKLADKLHNLRDMRRCAPRGWSEERVQEYFRWAAEVVGGLRGTSPPLEAALQRLLEERGVALGPGPGQGQ from the exons ATGGGCTCGGAGGCGGCGCTGTTGCTGGAGGCGGCGGATTTCGCGGCCGAGAAACACAGGGAGCAGCGGCGGAAGGACCCCGAGGGCACCCCCTACATCAACCACCCCATCG GCGTAGCGCGGATCCTGTCGCACGAGGCGGGCGTCACGGACATCGTGGTGCTGCAG GCCGCGCTGCTGCACGACACGGTGGAGGACACGGACACGACGCTGCCCGAGATCGAGGCGCGCTTCGGGCCCGAGGTGCGGCGCGTGGTGGAGGAGCTGACGGACGACAAAGCGCTGCCGAAGGCGGAGCGGAAGCGGCTGCAGGTGGAGCGCGCGGCCGGGAGCAGCCCCCGCGCCAAGCTGGTGAAACTGGCGGACAAACTGCACAACCTGCGCGACATGCGCCGCTGCGCGCCCAGAG GGTGGTCGGAGGAGCGCGTTCAGGAGTACTTCCGGTGGGCAGCGGAGGTAGTGGGCGGCCTGCGCGGGACGAGCCCGCCGCTGGAGGCGGCGCTGCAGCGGCTGCTGGAGGAGCGCGGCGTGGCgctggggccggggccggggcagGGGCAATAA
- the VPS33B gene encoding vacuolar protein sorting-associated protein 33B has product MASTARRDAPEPPDFSILKRLARDQLIYLLEQLPGRKDLFIEADLMSPLDRIANVSVLKQHEVDKLYRVENRPAPSTSEQLCFLVRPRVRTMRYIADIVNADKMSGRSRKYKIIFSPQKFYACEMVLEEEGVFGDVTCDEWSFYLLPLDEDIISMELPEFFRDYFLEGDHRWINSVARALQLLNSLYGPFSRAYGIGRCAKMSYELWRDLEEESESDGQGRKPEIGNIFLIDRDMDYVTALCSQVVYEGLVDDTFRIKCGSVDFGPEVTSSDKSIKVLLNAQDKIFSQIRNEHFSSVFGFLSQKSRNLQAQYDRRQGMDIKQMKNFVSQELKGLKQEHRLLSLHIGACESIMKKKTKQDFQEMIKVEHALLEGFDIRESTSFIEEHIDRQVSPIESLRLMCLLSITENGLIPKDYRALKTQYLQSYGPEHLLTFHNLKHIGLLTEQSAGETLTAVESRVSKLVTDRAAGKITDAFNSLAKKSNFRAISKKLSLIPRVDGEYNLKTPRDMAYVFSGAYTPLSCKIIEQVLERRGWQGLEEVVRLLNGNEFIMADGALEEGAGGDAQRVVLAVFLGGCTFSEIAALRFLGKERGCRFIFLTTAITSSARMMEAMAEAKA; this is encoded by the exons ATGGCCTCCACCGCCCGACGTGACGCGCCCGAGCCGCCCGACTTCAGCATCCTGAAGCGGTTGGCGCGGGACCAGCTCATCTACTTGCTGGAGCAG ctGCCCGGTAGGAAGGACCTGTTCATCGAGGCCGACCTGATGAGCCCCCTGGACCGCATCGCCAACGTCTCCGTCCTGAAG CAGCACGAGGTGGACAAGCTGTACAGGGTAGAGAACCGaccagcccccagcaccagcGAGCA GCTCTGTTTCCTCGTGCGGCCGCGGGTCAGGACGATGCGGTACATTGCAG ACATTGTCAATGCTGACAAGATGTCAGGGAGGAGCCGGAAATACAAGATCATCTTCAGCCCCCAGAAG ttCTATGCCTGTGAGATggtgctggaggaagaaggagtCTTTGGTG ATGTCACCTGTGATGAGTGGTCCTTCTACTTGCTCCCCCTGGATGAAGATATCATCAGTATGGAGCTGCCCGAGTTCTTCCGGGACTACTTCTTG GAGGGAGATCACCGCTGGATCAACTCAGTTGCTcgagccctgcagctgctgaactCCCTGTACGGGCCGTTCAGCAGGGCCTACGGGATTGGGAGGTGTGCCAAG ATGAGCTATGAGCTTTGGCGAGACCTGGAGGAGGAGAGCGAGAGTGATGGGCAGGGTAGAAAGCCAGAGATTGGGAACATCTTCCTCATAGACAGAG ACATGGACTATGTCACAGCGCTGTGCTCCCAAGTGGTGTACGAGGGGCTAGTGGACGACACCTTCCGTATCAAGTGTG GGAGTGTGGATTTTGGGCCAGAAGTCACCTCTTCTGACAAGAGCATTAAGGTGCTGCTCAATGCCCAGGACAAG ATCTTCAGCCAGATTCGGAACGAACACTTCTCCAGTGTGTTCGGCTTCCTGAGCCAGAAGTCGCGCAACCTGCAGGCGCAATATGAT CGCCGCCAGGGCATGGACATCAAGCAGATGAAGAACTTTGTCTCCCAGGAACTGAAGGGACTAAAGCAAGAGCATCGCCTGTTGAGTCTGC ATATTGGTGCCTGTGAGTCcatcatgaaaaagaaaacaaagcaggacTTCCAGGAGATGATCAAGGTTGAACATG CTCTATTGGAGGGTTTCGACATCCGGGAGAGCACCAGCTTCATCGAGGAGCACATTGACCGGCAG GTGTCCCCCATTGAGAGCTTGCGCCTGATGTGCCTGCTGTCCATCACAGAGAATG GTCTCATCCCCAAAGACTACCGTGCCCTGAAGACCCAGTACCTGCAG AGCTACGGGCCTGAGCACTTGCTGACCTTCCACAACCTCAAGCACATCGGGCTGCTGACTGAGCAGTCAGCTGGAGAGACCCTGACCGCAGTGGAGAGCAGAGTCAGCAAGCTGGTGACGGACCGAGCGGCAG gaaaaatcACGGACGCATTTAATTCTTTGGCCAAGAAGAGCAACTTTCGAGCCATCAGCAAGAAGCTGAGCTTG ATCCCGCGGGTGGACGGCGAGTACAACCTGAAAACGCCTCGGGACATGGCGTACGTTTTCAGCGGGGCCTACActcccctgagctgcaagatcATCGAGCAG GTGCTGGAGCGCCGGGGCTGGCAGGGCTTGGAGGAGGTGGTGCGGCTGCTGAATGGCAACGAGTTTATAATGGCAG ACGGTGCGCTGGAAGAGGGCGCGGGCGGGGACGCGCAGCGCGTTGTCCTGGCCGTCTTCCTGGGGGGCTGCACCTTCTCGGAGATCGCCGCTCTCCGCTTCCTGGGCAAGGAGAGAG gctgcaggTTCATCTTCCTGACCACCGCCATCACCAGCAGCGCCCGCATGATGGAGGCCATGGCCGAGGCCAAGGCGTGA